Within Psychrobacter sp. DAB_AL43B, the genomic segment CAATGGACGCTTGCCGGCATCGCGGTCACCGCCGCAACCAAATACAGCCCAGAGTTGACCTTTACAATGGGTCTTGAGACTGGCAAGGACCTGACTTAAGGCATCTGGCGTATGCGCATAATCCACGATAAAGCAGCCATCATTAGAGGGTACACGCTGCATACGTCCAACCGCACCTTGTAGCTGCGGTACAACGGTGGCAATGCGCTCGATACATTTATAAATATCGCTACCTTTATTGGCATCAAGTGCTACTGCAGCAGCAATAGCCGCCAGCAAATTCGCCACATTAAAGCGCCCAAGTAATGGGCTGATGATATCTAAATTACCCATTCTCTCATTACCAAAATCTGTACGCAGGCTAATTTCAACCCCTTGTAAGCTTGGCGTGATTTCAGCAGCAACAAAGGTCGCGGTTTTCGACGGCTCTAAACTATAGGTCCAAACCGTTAGATCGCTAGCGTGTGCCGTATCAAGCATAATCTGCGCATACTCGTCATCGATATTAATGATGGCGTGGGTCAAATTTGGAAAGTGCGCTTTATCAAACAGTCTAGCTTTGGCCACCGCGTACTCTGCCATATCCGCATGATAATCTAAGTGATCACGACTCAAGTTGGTATAAATCGCTACCAATACTGGCATGCCTTGCAGACGTTGCTGATCCAGACCGTGTGAGCTGGCTTCTAGTGCTAGTAACTGCGCACCTTCTCTACCCATTTGATATAAAAACTGCTGTACCGCTGACGCATCACCAGTGGTATGGCTGGCTTGAACTAAAGCGCCAAGCTTACCATTACCTGCCGTCCCCATCACCGCACTGCTCATGCCGGTTAATTGGGTTAACTGCGCCACCAATTGACTGATGGTCGTTTTGCCATTGGTACCCGTCACCGCCACCACTGTTGGTAATATCGCGGTTTGCTGATACTGCAAACGTGCCTGCACCAAATCGCCCAAAAAATTACGGATATTAGGTACATATAAAACAGGGCAAGAAGGCGATGCAAGCTGCTGATCAGTGGCAAAAGTATTAGTATCGGTCAGGGGAATATTGGCATGTGGTGGTACATTTGCCTTAGCCAGTAAAGCGATAGGATCGATTTCTGATAGGATAAAAGCCGCATTTTTAGCGGCTTGATAAAGATAGTCACGACTTCTTTGACAGTTTGGTGTTTGGCTTTTTAATAAGACAAATACATCGCTCGGCTCTAATTGACGGCTGTCTAAACGGAACTGCTGAAATGGGATTTCGGCAACCAAACTTATGGAGTTTGATGCAGCTAAATTTGATGAATCCTGATTTGATAATTGATTAATAGGTGCTGTTATCATCGCTGCTAAAGCCTGCTGTAGGCTTTGACTGCCACTGGCTTTTAGCTGTTGCAAGGTGACAGTAGTGCTACTTGGCGATGAGGGTGACAGGGTCATTGGCAAATCCTAAACGGTTAAAACAAATCAAATAGTTAAAAACTGAACATTAAAAAAAGACCGCTACGACTACTGAGCTTCGGTTTTTAACGGTTTATCCAAAGGCACATTATATAAACGCAGCGCCTCTTTCATGACATTATGAAAGACGGGTGCCACTGTTAAACCGGCATAAATCTGACCACGTGGGTCTTCGATTAACATAACACCGACTAGCCGTGGATTCGACGCTGGCGCCATACCAGCAAAGACGTTACGATACTGATCGGTATAATAACCACCCTTCGGATTGATACGGCGTGAAGTACCTGTTTTACCGGCAACGCGATAGCCATCAATGGCCGCACCTTTAGCAGTACCACCATTCTCAGTGACACTTTCCATCATCTGGACGATGGCCATTGCCTGTTCGTGCGCCATAATGCGTTTACTTGGCTGCGCTTTGTCATTTTTAGTCAACGTTAGCGGATGCATCACGCCACCTGCCGCCAGCGCTGAGTAAGCTTGCGCTACCTGTGCCAGCGTCACTTGTATACCATAGCCATAACTGACTGTTGCACGTCTTGAGGTTTCTTTTTCTTTTGGTGTGACCACAAGCCCACTACCTTCACCTGGGAACTGCAGCGGTGTTTTTGTCCCAAAGCCAAACTGCTTTTGCATATTGGTAATGCCATCAGGTGGTAGAGACAAAGCAATCTTGGTCGAGGCGACGTTACTAGATTTCTGTAGTAGCGTTGCCATCGTGATCCGCCCGAGATTGTTATGGTCACGAATCGTATAACCACGGACACGGATAGAGCCAGGATTGGTATCGATCAAGGTAGTGGCCGTATATTTCCCTGAATCTAAAGCGGCAGCAACGGTAAATGGCTTCATGACTGAACCGGGTTCAAAGACATCAAGAAGCGCACGGTTACGCTGATTTTCACCGGTCATCTCATTCAGGTTATTGGAGTTAAATGACGGCCATGTCGATAGCGCCAGTACTTCACCGGTTTGTACATCGACCACCATACCCGTTGACCAGCGCGCTTTTTGCAAACGCCCCGCCTTTTCCAGCTCTTTATAAAGCAAATATTGCAGACGTGAATCAATGGTCAACTTCACATCTTTGCCCGGCACTTCTGGCTCAATCTGTTTAATTTCTTTAAGACTGTTTTGTTTGGCATCTTTGAGTACCAAAACTTTACCATCATCGCCCGCCAGCTCTTTTTCATACTGACGTTCGATACCAGCACGCCCCTCGTAACCACCTTCAGGATCGTTGGCATTTTGCCCCATAAAGCCCAGCAGTTGAGAATTGGGTTGCGGCTGCGGATAATAACGCTGAAAGAAGTTTTTCTCATTGACACCAGGAAAATCAAGCGAGCTGACACTTTGGGCAATCTCCGGCGTCACTTTATTCAATAGTGGCAAATAATGCGAGCCTGCACCCGATGGCAGCGCCGCTTTGACCGCTACTTCATCAGTCACATCGATACTATCGTCGATAGCAGTAACTTTTTTTAGCTCAGTAACTGAAATATTGGCAGCAGCAGCTAGGGTGGTCAAATCCATATTATCCAAGCGCTTCTGCATACGTGCGATAAGCTGCGGACTCTCAGGATTGGTAATAATAATGCGCTTAAGCTCATAATACTCGCGGGCATAATCATGCGGGCTAAAAGATACCGTCGCCAGTGGCGCACTGACGGCTAATGGCAGATCGTTGCGATCCGTAATCATGCCACGATAGGAGCTTTGCGTGCGCACACTGGTGATAAGCTCATTGCCCTTATCTTGATAAAACTGAGTGTTGAGAACTTGAATATAGTAAGCACGACCGATGAGCGCTACTAAAATAATAAGCGCTATTGCCCAAATCAGACGAAAGCGGTTTTTATCCTGCTCAACGCCGCCGCGAGAGGAAGCACCAGACGCTTTACCCAAAAACGCTCTTTTACTTTTCAGGTTTTTAACACTGGTATAAGCACCCTGCTCTTCATTGTTTTTTAGGCGACCAAACAGCTTGGCTTTGCGACTGTCGGATGATTTATTATCAGGTTTACTGCTCGTTTGCCCAGACTTTGCAGCACTAGCACGGCGTAGCGGCTTAGTAACCTTGCCGCTGGCTGATTTTTTGCTGGCATTCTTTGCAGCGGTTTTAGCAGTATTGGCGTTGGGCTTTTTATCACTCATTGTCCTGCCTCCGCTAGCTCAGAATCGGTCGCAGAAACCTCAACGGCTACATCACTCGCCGCACCATTAGCAGTATCATTGGCAACATCAGTTTCAATAATATCTGAATCATTGGCTGCTACGACGTCTGAGGTACTGGCATCAGGGTCAACCAGTGCAACAGCGGTTGCAGCACCCGGCTGGATAATCAGCTTGTCTGTGAGGGTTGGTGAAAACATACCCAACTCAGCAACCGCACGACTGGCAATTTGCGGCGTCGCACTAAAAGTCTGCTGCTCAATAAGCAAGCGCTGATGTTCAACTTGTAGCTTGCGCTCTTGTTTTTTCATGTCTTGCAAGGTCTTATAATCCTGATGATATTGCTGAACGCCTTCGGCCGTTTTAATACCACTCCATACAATAGCAGCCGCTAACAATATTAATATGGCCACATAAATATTTGATAACTTAAATTTACGCACAAATAGCTCGCCAACATCGGCATTGGGTGGCGTGGCGGCGCGGCGGCTTGCAGGTTTGTCAGATATTGCCATGACCATCTCAAAAAAGTGAACTACAACATATAAGAAGCGATAACTGGTTATGAGTTCTGTTGTGAGTTATATAAACCTCAGCACTCATCAGCACCATCAATAAAAGTAAAACAATAAAAGTAAAACCAAGCGATAAAATCAGAACCAAAGCAACTGCCGAGCCTAGCAGATAATGCTTACAGCTTTTTAACAGCCGCGTAATCATTAAGACATTCAGTCATATTTAAACCACATAATTTAATAAGGGTTTTTACGATTGAATATCTGTCACATAGTCAATATCTGTACGAGTTGCCATGCGTAACCATGCACTACGCGAGCGTGGGTTATGGCTTATTTCCGATTTACTTGGACCAACGCGCTTTGGCTTACTAAAGTAACGAGGGCGGTTAGGCGGCATCGGCAAATTCTCATCTTCTGGATATTGCCCTTTACTATGACGCTGCAAAAACTGCTTAATACGGCGATCCTCTAACGAATGAAAGCTAATCACTGCCAGCTGTCCGCCTGCTTTTAAAACCGGAATACTTTGCGCTAAAAATTCATCAACATCACCAAGCTCATTATTGATAAAAATTCGCATAGCTTGAAAGCTTTGTGTCGCTGGATGTTTGCCTTTTTGCCATTTTGGATGCGCAACCTTGATTACTTCAGCCAACGCCAAAGTAGAGTCGTAACTGTCCATCTGCTTAATAGCGCGCGCAATACGGCGGCTATGGCGCTCTTCACCAAAATCATAAAGCACATTGGCTAAGGTTTCATCATCAACTGTCTCAAGCCACTGGGCAACCGACTGCCCGCGACTGGTATCCATGCGCATATCAACCGCACCATCGCGCATAAAACTAAAACCACGGCTACCATCGTCAATTTGCGGTGATGAAATACCCAAATCTGCCATCAAACCATCAACTTGCTTAATTCCCATTGCCGCTAAACTGTCGGTCAATGTCGCAAAACTATCATGCACCACTTTTACGCGGCTATCAGTATTTGCTAATTCGCGAGCAACGGCAATCGCTGTCGGATCTTTATCAAAGACAATCAATGTCGCATCATCGGCTAATTGACTAAGTAGCAAGCGGCTATGACCACCGCGCCCAAAAGTTGCATCGACGTAAATACCACTCATTTTTAAGCTATTTTGGCTTTCACTGCTTTGTTCAACATTGTCTGTTTGCTTTGGTAGCGATTTGACACCCAAAACGGCAGCGACTGTTTCTTGCAGTAGCACCGCATCATGGACAAAACTTAATTGATCAGAGGTTGCTTGTTCTGTTACAGACTCTTGAGCAAGCTGATCAACAGACACATTTTCGGCAACAGACGAATGAACCGCTGACTCAGAGTTATCAGTAGCTGAAGAGGCATTTTCTTTAGAATTTGGCGTATTTTTTGGCTTACTATGCGATATGGACACAAACAACTCAGTAAATGACGGTCATTTTGACCGGTAATAGTAAAAAATCAGATGAAAATAAACAAGTTATGACTTACTTGACATTATTATCGCAAGGATACACGGGTAGTCAAGCGCTAGAGGGGCATTTCGTTAAAAATATTCCCGCGCTCTGTTATACTAGCGCTATATTTTACGCTATTTTTCTACTTTGACCGCTATTGTTTCAGTCGTATTTTCATTCATATTTTAATGGTCATTTCCTCTGACAACCACATTCTGAGATTTCTATGATGCAAACCTCCAGCCATAACCAAAATGCTGCAACCAGCAGTCGTCCTGTTCGTACTCGTATCGCGCCTTCACCGACCGGTTTTCCGCACGTTGGCACCGCTTATATCGCCTTATTTAATTTAGCTTTTGCCAAAGCCCATGGCGGCGAATTTATTTTACGTATCGAAGATACTGACCAAACACGCTCAACCGAGCAGTCTGAAAAAATGATTTTGGATGCGCTGCGTTGGGTTGGTCTTGATTGGGCGGAAGGTCCAGATATCGGTGGACCGCACGCGCCTTATCGTCAGAGCGAGCGTAGTGATATTTACAAAAAACACGCCGAACAGCTAATAGATAGCAATCATGCGTTTCGTTGTTTTTGTACTAGCGAAGAATTGGATACGATGCGCGCTGAGCAAATGGCTAATGGCGAAACCCCTCGTTATGATGGTCGCTGTGCTCATTTAGCTGCTGAGAAAACTGAGCAATTAGTCGCTGAAGGGAAACCGCATGTGATTCGTATGCGCGTGCCAACCGAAGGCGTCTGTCAGGTACAAGATATGCTGCGCGGTACGGTCGAGATTCCTTGGACGCAAGTGGATATGCAAGTGCTACTGAAAACCGACGGTATGCCTACTTATCATCTCGCCAACGTCGTCGATGATCACTTAATGGACATCAGCCATGTATTACGCGGTGAAGAGTGGCTGAACTCTGCTCCGAAACATCAGCTACTTTATGAGTATTTTGGGTGGGAGATGCCAGTAC encodes:
- the rsmH gene encoding 16S rRNA (cytosine(1402)-N(4))-methyltransferase RsmH, which gives rise to MSVDQLAQESVTEQATSDQLSFVHDAVLLQETVAAVLGVKSLPKQTDNVEQSSESQNSLKMSGIYVDATFGRGGHSRLLLSQLADDATLIVFDKDPTAIAVARELANTDSRVKVVHDSFATLTDSLAAMGIKQVDGLMADLGISSPQIDDGSRGFSFMRDGAVDMRMDTSRGQSVAQWLETVDDETLANVLYDFGEERHSRRIARAIKQMDSYDSTLALAEVIKVAHPKWQKGKHPATQSFQAMRIFINNELGDVDEFLAQSIPVLKAGGQLAVISFHSLEDRRIKQFLQRHSKGQYPEDENLPMPPNRPRYFSKPKRVGPSKSEISHNPRSRSAWLRMATRTDIDYVTDIQS
- a CDS encoding cell division protein FtsL, which gives rise to MAISDKPASRRAATPPNADVGELFVRKFKLSNIYVAILILLAAAIVWSGIKTAEGVQQYHQDYKTLQDMKKQERKLQVEHQRLLIEQQTFSATPQIASRAVAELGMFSPTLTDKLIIQPGAATAVALVDPDASTSDVVAANDSDIIETDVANDTANGAASDVAVEVSATDSELAEAGQ
- a CDS encoding UDP-N-acetylmuramoyl-L-alanyl-D-glutamate--2,6-diaminopimelate ligase, encoding MTLSPSSPSSTTVTLQQLKASGSQSLQQALAAMITAPINQLSNQDSSNLAASNSISLVAEIPFQQFRLDSRQLEPSDVFVLLKSQTPNCQRSRDYLYQAAKNAAFILSEIDPIALLAKANVPPHANIPLTDTNTFATDQQLASPSCPVLYVPNIRNFLGDLVQARLQYQQTAILPTVVAVTGTNGKTTISQLVAQLTQLTGMSSAVMGTAGNGKLGALVQASHTTGDASAVQQFLYQMGREGAQLLALEASSHGLDQQRLQGMPVLVAIYTNLSRDHLDYHADMAEYAVAKARLFDKAHFPNLTHAIINIDDEYAQIMLDTAHASDLTVWTYSLEPSKTATFVAAEITPSLQGVEISLRTDFGNERMGNLDIISPLLGRFNVANLLAAIAAAVALDANKGSDIYKCIERIATVVPQLQGAVGRMQRVPSNDGCFIVDYAHTPDALSQVLASLKTHCKGQLWAVFGCGGDRDAGKRPLMAQAGLAGADKVVLTADNPRTEDPNMILQDMQAGMSAEQYQRTHIEPARQTAIEYAVSQAAVDDIVVIAGKGHETYQEINHVRYDFDDRIVLQNALAQAERI
- a CDS encoding peptidoglycan D,D-transpeptidase FtsI family protein, with the translated sequence MSDKKPNANTAKTAAKNASKKSASGKVTKPLRRASAAKSGQTSSKPDNKSSDSRKAKLFGRLKNNEEQGAYTSVKNLKSKRAFLGKASGASSRGGVEQDKNRFRLIWAIALIILVALIGRAYYIQVLNTQFYQDKGNELITSVRTQSSYRGMITDRNDLPLAVSAPLATVSFSPHDYAREYYELKRIIITNPESPQLIARMQKRLDNMDLTTLAAAANISVTELKKVTAIDDSIDVTDEVAVKAALPSGAGSHYLPLLNKVTPEIAQSVSSLDFPGVNEKNFFQRYYPQPQPNSQLLGFMGQNANDPEGGYEGRAGIERQYEKELAGDDGKVLVLKDAKQNSLKEIKQIEPEVPGKDVKLTIDSRLQYLLYKELEKAGRLQKARWSTGMVVDVQTGEVLALSTWPSFNSNNLNEMTGENQRNRALLDVFEPGSVMKPFTVAAALDSGKYTATTLIDTNPGSIRVRGYTIRDHNNLGRITMATLLQKSSNVASTKIALSLPPDGITNMQKQFGFGTKTPLQFPGEGSGLVVTPKEKETSRRATVSYGYGIQVTLAQVAQAYSALAAGGVMHPLTLTKNDKAQPSKRIMAHEQAMAIVQMMESVTENGGTAKGAAIDGYRVAGKTGTSRRINPKGGYYTDQYRNVFAGMAPASNPRLVGVMLIEDPRGQIYAGLTVAPVFHNVMKEALRLYNVPLDKPLKTEAQ